One Nitrosopumilus piranensis genomic region harbors:
- a CDS encoding DNA topoisomerase codes for MPPKKLQTIQIKKTVIRHSVKTTKSKTSIFKKEIIQYLDSNGYLSWSSKDKKYMILGTNSPKNGLVPCPQCKLGELMVIRSRTTRKRFMGCSNFYGGCKASSPLLQKAKLRAIKSPCDVCKWPMIIFRYSRKQKWTKQCSNFNCKSRVRPSK; via the coding sequence ATGCCACCAAAGAAACTTCAGACAATTCAGATCAAAAAGACTGTTATTAGACATTCAGTCAAAACTACAAAGTCAAAAACTAGCATCTTCAAAAAAGAAATAATTCAATATCTAGATAGTAACGGGTATCTTTCTTGGTCCTCAAAAGACAAGAAATACATGATTCTTGGAACAAATTCTCCAAAAAACGGACTAGTTCCATGTCCTCAATGCAAACTTGGGGAATTAATGGTAATTCGTTCTAGAACAACAAGAAAGCGCTTCATGGGTTGTTCTAACTTTTATGGAGGATGTAAAGCATCATCACCCTTACTACAAAAGGCAAAGCTTAGAGCAATAAAGAGTCCTTGTGATGTATGCAAATGGCCAATGATAATTTTTCGTTACTCTAGAAAACAAAAGTGGACAAAACAATGTTCAAATTTTAATTGTAAAAGTAGAGTCAGGCCTTCAAAGTAG
- a CDS encoding winged helix-turn-helix transcriptional regulator gives MTERDSQIQKIIEKNPGIQFREIMRFSGLKNGVLSHYLDKLERNGIIKANRGPRQVRFYSPQITEDESIVIKALRKQTPRDLLLALIKEDGLEFSQLVKEVKKSSSTVSLYLSQLVDDGLVEIKFVQLKKRYHIKVRDLVNKLIEDYRPSLLEKPTSGFEDIINSF, from the coding sequence ATGACTGAAAGAGATTCACAAATTCAAAAAATCATTGAAAAGAATCCTGGAATTCAATTTCGTGAAATAATGCGTTTTTCTGGATTAAAAAATGGTGTATTAAGTCACTATTTAGATAAATTAGAAAGAAATGGAATTATCAAAGCTAATCGTGGACCACGTCAAGTTAGATTTTACTCTCCACAAATCACAGAAGATGAATCAATTGTTATCAAAGCACTAAGAAAACAAACCCCGCGTGATCTTTTACTTGCACTAATCAAAGAAGATGGATTAGAATTCTCTCAATTAGTTAAAGAAGTTAAAAAATCATCCTCAACTGTCTCATTATATCTATCTCAACTAGTTGATGATGGACTGGTAGAAATAAAATTTGTTCAACTCAAAAAAAGATATCATATTAAAGTCAGAGATCTTGTAAATAAATTAATTGAAGATTATAGACCAAGCTTACTTGAAAAACCAACATCTGGATTCGAAGACATCATCAACTCTTTCTAG
- a CDS encoding peptidase → MEKKYEKKIQPSGRNLKNLFLLLLLPLLFVFSFDSAFGHGVGSETFPPVDLNERQVTLEVSSSQSDPTKSDDQQISISLIDFESKITLRDVTFQIKSEKGDQFLFEQEFKADNGFLVFNFVSDDTDSIILEEETGNNLFGSLLGLDSRLIHVKGPKLSEGGLYKFDISIPAAEGYSNTLDEPLVFNAGISIAQTSKHDFVDPNFGKQNIHVVTYYDEISDFEYDPDLKEIKFSMPFEWSYSNINQTSVVHEELIIPKTFGDLLVSGFTMYVNGVKLSEDVATIDDFFSDGRIVHFIIYQKELLKVLENGSNDNGMNFVIKPDRNYTHLSSVTENGQFRILVSWEPENLKSNSNAKIIFDVTDVFLKNKPVSTNYEFSVTQNNRIIFEQNGISTDSREEHNIAEFMIPQDVTGIINLNFKNLDNNDLARTTIPIIIDRVTNQKEITIPDWIRNNALWWSEEQIDDNTFVQGIEYLIKNQILVIPSTQETSKSQEIPSWIRNNAAWWATGQIDDNTFVQGLEFLIQRGIISV, encoded by the coding sequence ATGGAAAAGAAATACGAAAAAAAGATCCAACCAAGTGGACGTAACTTGAAAAATCTATTCCTATTACTTTTACTCCCACTGTTGTTTGTGTTTAGTTTTGATAGTGCTTTTGGTCATGGAGTTGGTAGTGAAACATTCCCACCTGTAGATCTTAATGAAAGACAAGTTACACTGGAAGTCTCTTCATCACAAAGTGATCCTACAAAAAGTGATGATCAACAAATATCAATTTCCCTTATTGACTTTGAGTCTAAAATTACATTACGTGATGTCACTTTTCAAATAAAATCTGAAAAAGGAGATCAATTTCTTTTTGAACAAGAATTCAAAGCTGATAATGGATTTTTAGTATTTAATTTTGTTTCAGATGATACAGATTCAATAATTTTGGAAGAAGAAACTGGAAATAATCTTTTTGGCTCATTACTAGGCTTGGATAGCAGACTAATTCATGTAAAGGGGCCTAAACTTAGTGAAGGAGGATTATACAAATTTGATATTAGTATACCTGCTGCTGAAGGATATTCAAATACACTTGATGAACCGCTAGTATTCAATGCAGGAATATCAATTGCTCAGACATCTAAACATGATTTTGTTGATCCAAATTTTGGTAAACAAAATATTCATGTAGTTACTTACTATGACGAAATTTCTGATTTTGAATATGATCCTGATTTAAAAGAAATTAAATTTTCTATGCCTTTTGAATGGAGTTATTCAAACATAAATCAAACATCTGTAGTGCATGAAGAATTAATTATTCCAAAAACATTTGGTGACTTGCTTGTATCTGGTTTTACCATGTATGTTAATGGTGTAAAACTTTCTGAAGATGTGGCAACAATAGATGACTTTTTTTCTGATGGACGTATAGTTCATTTTATTATTTATCAAAAGGAGTTACTCAAGGTTCTTGAAAATGGTTCAAATGATAATGGAATGAATTTTGTGATTAAACCAGACAGAAATTATACACATCTGAGTTCAGTTACTGAAAATGGACAATTTAGAATTCTTGTATCTTGGGAACCAGAAAATCTGAAATCTAATTCCAACGCAAAAATAATCTTTGATGTAACTGATGTATTCTTAAAAAATAAACCTGTGTCAACGAATTATGAATTTTCTGTCACACAAAATAACAGAATAATTTTTGAACAAAATGGAATTAGTACAGATTCAAGAGAAGAACACAATATAGCAGAATTTATGATTCCACAAGATGTAACAGGAATTATAAATCTAAATTTTAAAAATTTAGATAATAATGATCTTGCTAGAACAACTATTCCGATTATTATTGATAGGGTAACCAATCAAAAAGAAATCACAATTCCTGATTGGATTAGAAACAATGCATTATGGTGGTCAGAAGAGCAAATTGATGATAACACGTTTGTTCAAGGAATTGAATATCTGATCAAAAATCAAATCCTTGTTATACCTTCAACTCAAGAAACTTCCAAATCTCAAGAGATTCCATCATGGATAAGAAACAATGCTGCGTGGTGGGCAACAGGACAAATTGATGATAATACGTTTGTACAGGGGTTAGAATTCTTAATTCAAAGAGGAATCATTAGTGTTTGA
- a CDS encoding thiolase domain-containing protein — MTFVEKVCVLGAGSTKYGKLADSIADITTQASVSAIESAGISPKDIKASYISNVFGVADKQVHIGPVLMSRLGIPDKPSLTIESACGSGSVSFREAYANVAAGFYDCLLVTGVEKVTHTGTEWTTTYFAYCSDFFYEGQAGASFPGLFASMARAYMTEFNTTEEDFARVAVKNHDNGVLNPKAHMQKKITIEDVMNSAVVASPLKLYDCCPFSDGASSVILCSEKFAKEHGGDYIEVIGSGRGGSPAALQGREHMTTIPSTKLAAADAYKMAGITAKDVDFAEVHDCFTIAEVVDTEDLGFFEKGQGVQAVREGRTSLNSDISINPSGGLKSKGHPIGATGVGQVVEVYDQLTGRAGARTVKDAKIGLTHNFGATGASCAVHVFQSV, encoded by the coding sequence GTGACATTTGTGGAAAAGGTTTGTGTTCTTGGCGCAGGCAGCACTAAATATGGAAAATTAGCCGATAGTATTGCAGATATCACTACTCAGGCATCAGTTTCAGCCATAGAGAGTGCAGGAATTTCACCTAAAGATATCAAAGCATCCTATATCTCAAATGTATTTGGCGTTGCAGACAAGCAGGTACACATTGGCCCTGTCTTGATGAGTAGATTAGGAATACCAGATAAGCCATCATTAACAATAGAGTCTGCCTGTGGCAGTGGCTCTGTATCATTTAGAGAAGCCTATGCAAATGTTGCAGCAGGATTCTATGATTGTCTTTTAGTTACTGGTGTTGAAAAAGTAACACATACAGGAACTGAATGGACTACAACTTACTTTGCATATTGTTCAGACTTTTTCTATGAAGGCCAAGCTGGTGCATCATTTCCAGGATTGTTTGCATCAATGGCAAGAGCTTACATGACAGAGTTCAATACAACTGAAGAAGACTTTGCAAGAGTTGCAGTAAAGAATCATGATAATGGTGTGTTAAATCCAAAAGCTCACATGCAGAAAAAAATTACCATTGAAGATGTAATGAACTCTGCAGTAGTTGCAAGTCCCCTAAAACTTTATGATTGCTGTCCATTCTCTGATGGCGCAAGTTCTGTAATTTTATGTTCTGAAAAGTTTGCAAAAGAACACGGCGGTGATTATATTGAAGTAATTGGTTCAGGCCGTGGTGGTTCACCAGCTGCATTACAAGGACGTGAACACATGACAACAATTCCTAGTACAAAACTTGCAGCAGCTGATGCATACAAGATGGCAGGCATTACTGCAAAAGATGTAGACTTTGCAGAAGTACATGATTGCTTTACAATTGCAGAAGTTGTTGATACTGAAGACTTGGGTTTCTTTGAAAAAGGACAAGGTGTTCAAGCAGTTCGTGAAGGTAGAACCTCACTAAATTCTGATATTTCTATTAATCCATCAGGTGGTCTTAAATCAAAAGGACATCCAATTGGTGCTACTGGTGTTGGACAAGTAGTTGAAGTATATGATCAATTAACTGGAAGAGCTGGTGCAAGAACCGTTAAAGATGCAAAGATTGGATTAACTCATAACTTTGGTGCAACTGGTGCAAGTTGTGCTGTTCATGTATTCCAGAGTGTGTAA
- a CDS encoding Zn-ribbon domain-containing OB-fold protein has product MSVEEQVIENAKNGKLLTHKCTDCGFLHLSTAYFCLKCGSKGFEDVLLEGTGQVATYTIITVAPAGFEKYTPYAFVVLKLDNSDLRISGFMAGIANPADLPVGTRARITGFDERGIIIEKQ; this is encoded by the coding sequence ATGTCAGTTGAAGAACAAGTAATTGAAAATGCAAAAAATGGCAAACTTTTAACTCACAAATGTACTGATTGTGGATTCCTTCATCTATCTACTGCATATTTTTGTCTAAAATGTGGAAGTAAGGGCTTTGAGGATGTGCTCTTGGAGGGTACAGGCCAGGTTGCAACTTATACCATAATTACCGTGGCTCCTGCAGGCTTTGAGAAATATACCCCATATGCCTTTGTTGTGCTTAAATTAGACAATTCAGATTTGAGGATTTCAGGATTTATGGCAGGAATTGCCAACCCTGCTGATCTGCCCGTTGGAACCAGAGCAAGAATCACTGGTTTTGATGAAAGAGGAATTATCATCGAAAAGCAGTAA
- a CDS encoding peptidase gives MKNQHLDSKTSSTLSRVFQARILIFGLLLVTIFGSQLAFADVFVPLHEYLGYFDSNGVYTVVGNVKNENNFAVIPTITVSVIDDSKTISKTIEHVPIASVKEIPFKIKFPEIKSNIPVLINPELTFEKTITNEVPIQIIYDKTLVKHDDGHISGRIQNTGNETVYFPKIFAVVHGYENVLDITQNVEYIEKIEPGEILDFTMYPDPSITEDVFYYSCFAPVDTTVIPVTAKKNGGDFDFRYDSGAWYSAAKFDESGTTMTMRGYNSYPLETYANFEFAPISGNEKFSVTINDKPIEFIQSIDEMGFWHVAFTVGPQSQGILKISGFEKGLPPELPTIPVWIKQNADWWSTKQITDSEFLEGIDFLFEKQILSVPTRDVISESQWRIPSWVQTPASWWYEEKISDEQFLNIIENLVKREIILV, from the coding sequence TTGAAAAACCAACATCTGGATTCGAAGACATCATCAACTCTTTCTAGAGTGTTTCAGGCACGAATTCTCATATTCGGATTATTACTTGTTACAATATTTGGTTCACAACTAGCATTTGCGGATGTATTTGTCCCGCTTCATGAATATCTGGGATATTTTGATTCAAATGGAGTATATACTGTTGTAGGAAATGTCAAAAATGAAAATAATTTTGCAGTAATTCCCACCATTACTGTATCAGTAATTGATGACTCAAAAACAATTTCAAAAACAATTGAACATGTCCCAATAGCTTCTGTAAAAGAAATTCCATTTAAGATAAAATTTCCTGAAATAAAATCAAATATCCCTGTTCTAATTAATCCTGAATTAACATTTGAAAAAACAATTACTAATGAAGTTCCAATTCAAATAATTTATGATAAAACCCTAGTCAAGCATGATGACGGTCATATTTCAGGAAGAATTCAAAATACTGGAAATGAAACAGTATACTTTCCAAAAATTTTTGCAGTTGTTCATGGTTATGAAAATGTTCTAGATATTACTCAAAATGTAGAATATATTGAAAAAATTGAACCCGGAGAAATTCTAGATTTTACAATGTATCCTGATCCTTCAATAACTGAAGACGTGTTTTACTATAGTTGTTTTGCACCAGTTGATACTACTGTAATTCCTGTAACTGCAAAGAAAAATGGTGGTGATTTTGATTTTAGATATGATTCAGGCGCATGGTATTCAGCTGCAAAGTTTGATGAATCTGGTACAACAATGACTATGAGAGGTTACAACAGTTATCCATTAGAGACATATGCAAACTTTGAGTTTGCTCCAATCTCTGGAAATGAAAAATTTTCTGTTACCATTAATGATAAACCTATAGAGTTTATCCAAAGCATTGATGAGATGGGATTTTGGCACGTTGCATTTACAGTTGGACCTCAATCTCAAGGTATTTTGAAAATTTCAGGCTTTGAGAAAGGATTACCACCTGAATTACCCACAATTCCTGTATGGATAAAACAAAATGCAGACTGGTGGTCAACTAAACAAATTACAGATTCAGAATTTCTTGAAGGGATTGATTTTCTTTTTGAAAAACAAATTTTGTCTGTTCCAACACGTGATGTAATTTCTGAATCACAATGGAGAATTCCTTCATGGGTACAAACTCCTGCAAGTTGGTGGTATGAGGAAAAAATTTCAGATGAACAATTCTTGAATATAATTGAGAATTTAGTTAAACGAGAAATCATTTTGGTATAA
- a CDS encoding carbon-nitrogen hydrolase family protein, which produces MKVAVVQFKASTNKETNLKKIISYIKKAASKNATLCAFPEFMMFYTNSTQTPKQLASLAETINGNFVKTIAKAAKENQIQVVGSFYEKSRKKDKVYDTSFVIDKSCKVISIYRKIHLYDALGFRESDKMASGSKIAKPVKTTLGKVGMMICYDLRFPEMSRSLAAAGSEILIAPSAWVKGNMKEEHWITINKTRAIENGCYVIAPDQVGNIYCGRSLVVDPYGKVLLDMKKKQGIGYVNIDLKKVKQTRKVLPLLKNRRTDVYPTLKA; this is translated from the coding sequence ATGAAAGTTGCAGTTGTACAATTCAAAGCATCAACTAACAAAGAAACCAATCTAAAAAAAATTATCTCCTACATCAAAAAGGCAGCTTCAAAAAATGCAACTCTTTGTGCGTTTCCAGAATTTATGATGTTTTACACAAATTCTACTCAAACACCAAAGCAACTTGCTAGTTTAGCTGAAACCATTAATGGAAACTTTGTAAAAACTATTGCAAAGGCTGCAAAAGAAAACCAAATCCAAGTTGTTGGTTCGTTTTATGAAAAGAGCAGAAAAAAAGACAAAGTCTACGACACTTCGTTTGTAATTGATAAATCTTGCAAGGTGATCTCTATTTATCGAAAGATTCACCTCTATGATGCATTAGGTTTTAGAGAATCAGACAAGATGGCATCAGGCTCAAAGATTGCAAAGCCTGTAAAGACTACATTGGGAAAAGTTGGAATGATGATATGCTATGACTTACGTTTTCCAGAAATGTCACGTTCACTTGCAGCAGCTGGCTCTGAGATATTGATTGCCCCATCAGCTTGGGTCAAAGGTAATATGAAAGAAGAACATTGGATTACAATTAACAAAACACGTGCAATTGAAAATGGATGCTATGTTATTGCACCTGATCAAGTTGGCAATATCTATTGTGGAAGAAGTCTGGTTGTAGATCCATATGGAAAAGTTTTGCTTGACATGAAAAAGAAACAAGGAATAGGTTATGTCAATATAGATCTCAAAAAGGTAAAACAAACACGCAAAGTACTACCGTTATTAAAAAACAGAAGAACAGATGTTTATCCTACTTTGAAGGCCTGA
- a CDS encoding peptidase, protein MHNKFALFITIIGIFTIPALIPDVFGHGLGGDQAEPLSFGGMEVTVRTELTPSDITVGEVDSANMQIRFFDTLTDTNLDKVTYRVEVWQSGELLARNMFYDLDGRLDVEIKPKPGCEKDNLWQCTVYGGSEHVSAPEALFVHGEACNDNNLDTCARPTITGPIFTKGGLYNVKVDIEGATSPRTVVADRLTYDTFISVAQEQNFFIQTANAEEIPVIVKTYYDDVDNFKFDKSDNSISFDMPFDWSPDYVDLVQVVHEEVRVPKTFSPYSEGKQFKGYVNGVEIDQRALLNDPYSYDDTNIVHFLITNAELKKINEALGPSNYDNKKMDLKLVPLDEITKSSTEFYLVDTTNYEPVPTTVNISWDGNYGAGDYVPFEIAFFDENRELIRDMRYVVSFIDSNDKVIETFLGDDPQMPGIISTEGIDVQKIYIPSQGTYRIDVRALGTGLTYDETYAGIGSGIIELGPSLIKSTSEAKQPTAIPAWIKNNAEWWAAGQIDDGSFVQGIQYLVKENILKIPPTSQGQGTGSNEIPAWIKNNAGWWAEGAIDDDSFIQGIQFLIKEGIIRVQS, encoded by the coding sequence TTGCACAACAAGTTTGCATTATTCATTACGATAATTGGAATTTTCACAATACCTGCATTAATCCCTGATGTCTTTGGACATGGTTTGGGTGGAGATCAAGCAGAACCATTATCATTTGGTGGTATGGAAGTAACTGTTAGAACAGAACTAACCCCGTCAGACATCACAGTAGGTGAAGTAGATTCTGCTAATATGCAAATACGATTCTTTGATACATTAACTGACACTAATCTGGATAAAGTCACATACAGAGTTGAAGTTTGGCAAAGTGGTGAACTTTTAGCTAGGAATATGTTTTATGATTTAGATGGAAGATTGGATGTTGAAATCAAACCAAAACCTGGATGTGAAAAAGATAATCTTTGGCAATGTACCGTTTATGGTGGCTCTGAGCACGTTAGTGCACCTGAAGCATTATTTGTTCATGGAGAAGCCTGTAATGATAATAATTTAGATACTTGTGCCAGACCCACAATTACTGGTCCAATCTTTACAAAAGGTGGATTGTATAATGTTAAAGTAGACATTGAAGGTGCCACAAGTCCTAGAACTGTGGTTGCAGATCGTTTAACTTATGATACTTTCATCAGCGTTGCACAGGAGCAAAACTTTTTCATTCAAACTGCAAATGCTGAAGAAATTCCAGTTATTGTGAAAACGTACTATGATGATGTAGATAATTTCAAGTTTGATAAATCAGACAATTCTATCTCATTTGATATGCCATTTGATTGGAGTCCAGACTATGTTGATTTAGTTCAAGTGGTCCATGAAGAGGTTCGAGTTCCAAAAACATTTTCTCCTTATTCAGAGGGTAAGCAATTCAAAGGATATGTTAATGGTGTAGAAATTGATCAAAGAGCATTACTCAACGATCCTTATTCATACGATGACACCAACATTGTTCACTTTTTAATTACAAATGCTGAATTAAAGAAAATCAATGAAGCATTAGGTCCAAGTAATTATGATAATAAAAAAATGGATTTGAAATTAGTGCCACTAGATGAAATCACAAAGAGTTCCACTGAATTCTATCTTGTCGATACTACAAACTATGAACCAGTTCCAACAACTGTAAACATTTCATGGGATGGAAATTATGGTGCAGGAGATTATGTGCCTTTTGAGATTGCCTTCTTTGATGAAAACAGGGAACTTATCCGTGATATGAGGTATGTTGTATCTTTTATTGATTCAAATGATAAAGTCATAGAGACATTTTTGGGTGATGATCCACAAATGCCTGGAATCATATCTACTGAAGGAATTGACGTTCAAAAAATCTACATACCATCTCAAGGAACTTACAGGATTGATGTTAGAGCATTAGGTACTGGATTAACCTATGATGAAACTTATGCAGGAATTGGTTCAGGAATTATTGAATTAGGTCCAAGTCTGATAAAATCTACATCAGAGGCAAAACAACCTACGGCAATTCCAGCTTGGATTAAGAACAACGCAGAGTGGTGGGCAGCAGGACAAATCGATGATGGATCATTTGTTCAAGGAATTCAATATCTGGTTAAAGAAAATATTCTAAAGATTCCACCAACATCACAGGGACAAGGTACAGGTTCTAATGAAATTCCAGCATGGATTAAGAACAATGCTGGTTGGTGGGCAGAAGGTGCAATTGATGATGACTCTTTCATTCAAGGAATTCAATTCCTAATTAAAGAAGGAATCATAAGAGTTCAATCATAG
- a CDS encoding tautomerase family protein, whose translation MPLITVSMYPGRSQEQKDEYAKAITKSAVEILKTKENHVIVVFEDNPKENWFLAGKQL comes from the coding sequence ATGCCGTTGATTACAGTATCAATGTATCCTGGACGTTCTCAGGAACAAAAAGATGAGTACGCAAAAGCAATCACAAAATCAGCTGTAGAGATTCTAAAAACAAAAGAGAATCATGTTATTGTTGTTTTTGAAGACAATCCCAAAGAAAATTGGTTTTTGGCAGGAAAGCAATTGTAA
- a CDS encoding rhomboid family intramembrane serine protease, producing the protein MLPLRDENPHPPGFKPKITIGLIILNVAVFIYEIAFTGQFWEFSNSRAALMFFEWGAVPSCVTGFSSMIQPGISCPDTPYFSLFSSMFMHGGLMHLGGNMLFLWIFGDNIELKFGKAKFLLIYLAWGVGAGLAHIVIDPTSSIPAVGASGAISGILGAYLAMFPRVRITTFLMLGFFWRMMHIQAKWFLPFWLVFQNLLPFFIGGFGVAGGGVAYMAHIGGFAIGFATGYLYKKTHSSEYTYGTRYGYRPDY; encoded by the coding sequence ATGCTACCATTAAGAGATGAAAATCCACATCCGCCAGGATTCAAACCAAAAATTACAATTGGATTGATTATTCTTAATGTTGCAGTATTCATATATGAAATAGCTTTTACTGGCCAATTTTGGGAGTTTTCTAACTCTAGAGCTGCTTTGATGTTCTTTGAGTGGGGTGCAGTTCCTAGCTGTGTTACTGGTTTTTCATCAATGATTCAACCAGGAATTTCATGTCCTGATACTCCATACTTTTCATTATTTAGTTCAATGTTCATGCATGGTGGTCTGATGCACTTGGGTGGTAACATGTTATTCTTGTGGATATTTGGTGACAACATTGAACTAAAGTTTGGCAAAGCAAAATTCCTCTTAATCTATCTTGCATGGGGAGTTGGTGCAGGTCTAGCTCACATTGTAATTGATCCTACAAGTTCTATTCCTGCAGTTGGTGCATCAGGAGCCATATCTGGTATACTTGGTGCATACTTGGCAATGTTCCCTAGAGTTAGAATTACTACTTTTCTTATGTTGGGATTTTTCTGGAGAATGATGCACATTCAAGCAAAATGGTTCTTGCCATTTTGGTTAGTCTTTCAGAATCTCTTACCATTTTTCATAGGTGGTTTTGGTGTTGCAGGTGGTGGTGTTGCATATATGGCACACATTGGAGGATTTGCAATTGGATTTGCAACTGGATATCTCTACAAAAAAACACACAGCTCTGAGTATACTTATGGTACAAGATACGGATACAGACCAGATTATTGA